The genomic DNA GTCGCGGCTCGCCGCCAGCGCCAGCGGGCCGACCTCCGCCTCGATCTTGGACAGCGCGAGACCGGCGAGCTGCCGGTCCAGAGTCAGCGAGGTCAGCAGCTTGTGCTCGCCCGCGTGGTAGACCTGCGCGCCCTGACCGCAGACCGCGATCCCGTTGTAGCCCAGGTCGTCCAGGATGTGGCGGGTCCACGGGACAGCCCGTCCGGTGACGATGATGTGCGCGGCACCGGCCGCTGTCACGGCGGCCAGTGCCTCGCGGGTGCGCTCGGAGACCGTGTCGTCGTTACGCAGCAGCGTGCCGTCGAGGTCGGTCGCAACGAGTTTGTAGGGGAAGGTCACTTGGCGACCGGCTCCAGAACCTCACGCCCGCCCAGGTACGGACGGAGCATCTCGGGCACCCGCACCGAACCGTCGGCCAGCTGGTGGTTCTCCAGGATCGCCACAATGGTGCGCGGTACGGCGCAGAGCGTGCCGTTCAGGGTGGAGAGCGGCTGAACCTTCTTGCCCTCGCGCATCCGGACGGAGAGGCGACGCGCCTGGAAACCGTCGCAGTTCGACGCGGACGTCAGCTCGCGGTACTTGCCCTGGGTGGGGATCCACGCCTCGCAGTCGAACTTCCGGGAGGCCGAGGACCCCAGGTCGCCGGTGGCCACATCGATCACCTGGAACGGCAGCTCAAGACCGGTGAGCCACTGCTTCTCCCAGTCGAGGAGACGCCGGTGCTCGGCCTCGGCGTCCGCCGGGTCGACGTACGAGAACATCTCGACCTTGTCGAACTGGTGAACCCGGAAGATGCCCCGGGTGTCCTTGCCGTACGTACCGGCCTCGCGGCGGAAGCACGGCGAAAAGCCGGCGTACCGCAGCGGCAGCTTGTCCGCGTCGATGATTTCGTCCATGTGGTACGCGGCGAGCGGGACCTCGGAGGTGCCGACCAGGTAGTAGTCGTCCTTCTCCAGGTGGTACACGTTCTCCGCGGCCTGGCCGAGGAATCCGGTGCCCTCCATGGCGCGCGGGCGAACAAGCGCCGGCGTCAGCATCGGGATGAACCCGGCCTCGGTGGCCTGCGCGATCGCAGCGTTGACGAGGGCGAGCTCCAGCAGCGCGCCGACACCCGTGAGGTAGTAGAAGCGCGAGCCGGAGACCTTGGCGCCGCGCTCCACGTCGATGGCGCCGAGTGCCTCGCCGAGCTCCAGGTGGTCCTTGGGCTCGAAGCCCTCGGCACCGAAGTCACGGATGGTGCCGTGCGTCTCGAGAACGACGAAGTCCTCCTCGCCGCCGACCGGCACGTCCTCGTGGACGATGTTGCCGAGCTGCAGCAGCAGGCTCTTGGCCTCCGCGTCCGCCTCGTCCTGTTCCGCGTCGGCGGCCTTGACGTCGGCCTTCAGCTGCTCGGCCTTCTTGAGCAGCTCGGTGCGCTCCTCGGGCGAAGCCTTGGGGATGAGCTTGCCGAGCGCTTTCTGCTCGGAGCGGAGTTCGTCGAAGCGGACACCGGACGACCTGCGCCGTTCGTCGGCGGAGAGAAGGGCGTCGACGAGCGCGACGTCCTCTCCACGGGCGCGCTGGGAGGCGCGAACACGGTCGGGGTCCTCACGGAGCAGGCGAAGGTCAATCACCTCTCCAGGCTACCGGTGTGCGCTTCCATAGCTCGAACCGATATTGCCGAGCGTGTCACTTTGCCCGAATTGTCGGAATTAGCAATGCTGGGGAACGCTCGACGGCCGTAGTCGATCTTGGCCGTCAAATAAAGAGCTCCTATTCCCCTAAATGGGGTATTAAGGGGCTTCCGTTCTTGACGCACCGACCTTGCGTGGGGCGGGAGTTGGAGGTCGCTTGTCCACAGGGGGCGGTGACCCTCCGAAGTTATCCACAGGCTGTGAAGAAGATCTGTGGACACAGGAAGAGATCATTCCGAAAGCCGCATGAAGGCTCATGGATTCCCTGTTCAAACTCGCTTCACACACTCATTCGGGTGGGAATTCCTCGTCCTAAAGAGTTGATCAATGGAATTGAGGTGACACAGGCCGACCTGCGGCTCTGTGGAGGGGTGTGGGGTGACTGGAGCGATTTGTCGACCATGTCGTATTGGGGTGTCGACTTGTCCCCAGGTCGAGAACCAGCCCTGTGGATAACTCTGTGGGTTGTGAAAATCAGGTGATAGCAGCGGTGGTGGGTGCACACCACCGCGGCACGAGGACCAACCACGACCCTCGACGCCGACCTTCGAACCCGACTCTCGGACCGACCGTCAATCGCGACCCTTGGCCCCGACAGTCAGGCCCGGCCGTCCTGATTCCGGGCCAGCCAGTCCGAGGCGTCCGTGAAGTCCGTGTCCGACGTCCCCGCGCGCAGCGGCCGCACGTCCTCCGGCGCCACTCCGGCCCGCGGATACGAACCGAGGAACCGCACCTTCGGGCAGATCCGCTTCAGACCCATCAACGCCTCGCCGACCCTGCGGTCCGCGATGTGCCCCTCGGCGTCCACTGCGAAGCAGTAGTTCCCGATGCCCGCACCCGTCGGCCGTGACTGGATCAGCATCAGGTTCACCCCCCGCACCATGAACTCCTGGAGGAGCTCGAGCAGCGCACCGGGGTGGTCGTCGCCCAGCCAGATGACCACCGACGTCTTGTCCGCACCGGTCGGCGCCGCCGGCCGGGCCGGACGGCCCACCAGGACGAAGCGGGTCTGCGCGTTCTCCGCGTCGTGGATCTCCGTCACCAGCGGTTCGAGACCGTATGTCGCCGCCGCGAACTCACCGGCGAAGGCGGCGTCGTACCGCCCCTCCTGCACCAGCCGTGCACCGTCCGCGTTGGACGCGGCCGACTCCCACAGGGCCTCCGGTAGATGGGCCGCCATCCAGTTGCGCACCTGTGGCTGCGCGGCCGGGTGCGCGGTGACCGTCTTGATGTCGGACAGCTTGGTGCCGGGCCGTACGAGCAGCGCGAAGGTGATGGAGAGCAGCACCTCGCGGTAGATCATCAGCGGTTCGCCGGTCGTCAGCTCGTCGAGGGTCGCGGTGATGCCGCCCTCGACGGAGTTCTCGATCGGTACGAGGGCTGCCGCGGCAGCTCCGCTGCGTACCGCGTCCAGAGCCGCCGGCACGGAGACCATCGGGACGAGTTCCCGGGTGGCGGCTTCCGGGAGCGTACGGAGGGCGACCTCGGTGAAGGTGCCTTCGGGACCGAGATAGGCGTAGCGCGTGGCGGACATACCGTCACCCTAATGCGCCGCGGTGGCTCACGACTCCAGCAGCCGCTGACCCACGTACTCCCCTTCCGCCGCGCCGCCCGGCACCGCGAACAGGCCGCTCGCCTCGTGCCGGACGAACGGCGACAGCGCGTCTCCCCGGTCGAGCTTGCGCTGTACCGGCACGAACCCCTTCAGCGGGTCCGCCTGCCAGCAGATGAACAGCAGCCCGGCGTCCGGAGTGCCGTCCGTCGCGATGCCGTCGTGGTACGAGAAGGGGCGCCGCAGCATCGCCGCGCCGCTGTTCCTCTCGGGGGAGGAGATCCGGGCGTGGGCGTTGTCCGGGATCAGCAGCTTGCCGTCGGGCCCCGCCTTGTCGAGGTCCATCTCGGTGGTCTCGGTGCCACCGCTCAACGGTGCACCGTCCGTCTTGCGCCGCCCTATGACCCGCTCCTGCCGGTCCAGCGGGAGCTTCTCCCAGTCGTCGAGCAGCATCCTGATCCGGCGCACGACTGCGTAGGAGCCACCGGCCAGCCAGCCGTATTTCGCGTCGTCGCCCTCCGCCGTGTGCGACGGGACGAAGATGCGACGGTCGAAGTCGCTCTCCGACGGTTTCGGGTTGCCGGTGCCGTCGATCTGGCCCATCAGGTTGCGGGCGGTCATCGGCTCGGCCGTGGCGCCGGGGGTGCGGTTGAAGCCGTTCATCTGCCAGCGCACCCTGGCCGCCGGGGTGGACTCCTTCTGGATGGCGCGCAATGCGTGGAAGGCGACGAGGGCGTCGTCGGCACCGATCTGCACCCAGAGATCGCCGCCCGAGCGCTTGGGGTCGAGCCGGTCGGAGGAGAACGGCGGCAGCGGGTCCAGCCCCGGCGGCCGATGGGCTACCAGGCCCGTGCGTTCGAAGAAGGTGTGCCCGAAGCCGAAGGTGACGGTCAGCGAGGACGGCCCGGCGTCCAGCGCGATCCCGGTGTCGTGTGTCGTGCCGTCCGCACTGCCGCCGGCGGTGGGTTCGCCGGCCATCAGCCGCTGGGCCACGGCGGACCATCGGCGCATCAGGGCGGCGGCTTCCTTCCGTCCCGCGCCGGGTGCCAGATCGAACGCGACGAGATGACCGCGCGCCTGAAGCGGAGTGGTGATCCCCGGTTGATGTTTCCCGTGAAACATGGCCCGGGCCGTGCCGATCGTCGTCAGCGCGGTCGGCTCGTCGGAGCGGGTCGCGGCGTAACCTGTCGCGCCGCCCGCCGCGCCCAGCACCAGTCCGGCCGCGCCGGCCGCGCCGACACCGCCGAGCAGCCGTCGCCGGGAGAGGTCCCCCGTGGCGGCTTCGGCTCCGGCGTCCGTGCCGGGCTTGCTGTTCGCGTTGCCCGTACCGCTCTTGTTGTTCGAGCCGCGCTTGCTGTTCGCGCTGCTCATGCTGGTTCCGCTCATGATCCCGCTCAGCCGATCTTCACGTTCTTGGCGATGGTGGTCTGATCGATGTCCGACGTACGCACGGTCACCGCCATCTTCCAGTTGCCCGCCATCGGGATCTGGACGCCGCTCGCCGTCCAGTGCCCCTCGGTGAGCCGGTCGGGGACGACGGGCAGCGGACCGATGTCCTTGGACGCGAGGGTGAAGGCGAGCTTCACCTCGGGGACGTCCATGGGCTGTCCGTCGGGGCCGTCGATCCAGATGTGGAGCCCGTTGGCGCCGGTACGACCGGGGTCGATGTCCATCCGGACCGTCCCCTTGCCGTTCCGGCCGCCGGTGTCGAACGGCAGGCTCACCGCGATGGGGCCCGCGGTCGTGGGCGCGGATGCAGCCGTCGAGGTGCGGGCCGCTTCCTCCTCGGTCCGTCCCGGCTCGGTCGAGGTCAGCACGGTCGTCACGGCCAACAGCACCACCGCGACACCGACTTCCGCCAGCACCGAGCGGCGGAGCCCGGACCGATCGGGGTCGGCGTCGCGTATCCGCTTCTTCGTGGCGGTCGCCACGGCGGCCTTCTGCCGGGCGAGTTGGGCGGCCCGTGCGGGATTCCCGGGCACAGTCACCGGCTCGGTCTCCACCGCGGTCGTGGCGTCAGCGGTGCCGGCGCCCGCGCCCTGCGCCTCTGTCGTGTCCGCGGCCAGGCGAGCCGTCCACCGCCGCGAGATCCAGGCGACCCCGACCAGGAGGGCGACGAGCCCCACCTTCACGAGCAGCAGTTGCCCGTACCGGGTACCGGTCAGCGCGGACCAGGAGCCGACCTGCCGCCAGGACTGATAGAGCCCGGTCGCGGTGAGCACCAGTACGCTGCCGAACGCGATACGGGAGAAGCGGTGTACCGCCGTGACTTCGATGTCCGGCGTCCGGTACAGCGCGACCAGCAGCGCGGCCAGGCCGCCCAGCCAGGTGGCGACGGCCAGCAGGTGCAGTACGTCGACGGGCATCGCGATGCCGGGCTGGATGCCGGTCGAGGCGTGTTCGGCCAGCGCCCATGTCCCGGCGATCCCGGCGGCGATGACCGCGCCGCCGATGGCCAGCCCGAAGGTCAGGTCCTTCTTCTCCCGCTCGTCCTCACGCTTCGCGTACGCCCCGAACAGCACGGCGATGAAGAGCGCGGAGGCGCCGAGCAGCAGCAGTCGGGAGACCAGCGCGGCCCCCGGCTTGGTGTCGAGCACGGCTTTCAGGCCGTCCAGGTCGAAGATGTCCGCGAGCTTTCCGGAGCCGGTGTACGGGTTGCGCAGCAGAAGCATGACCAGGGTGGCCGTGGTGAGCGTCATCCAGCCGCGTACGACCAGGTGCTGCA from Streptomyces sp. NBC_01707 includes the following:
- the serS gene encoding serine--tRNA ligase; this translates as MIDLRLLREDPDRVRASQRARGEDVALVDALLSADERRRSSGVRFDELRSEQKALGKLIPKASPEERTELLKKAEQLKADVKAADAEQDEADAEAKSLLLQLGNIVHEDVPVGGEEDFVVLETHGTIRDFGAEGFEPKDHLELGEALGAIDVERGAKVSGSRFYYLTGVGALLELALVNAAIAQATEAGFIPMLTPALVRPRAMEGTGFLGQAAENVYHLEKDDYYLVGTSEVPLAAYHMDEIIDADKLPLRYAGFSPCFRREAGTYGKDTRGIFRVHQFDKVEMFSYVDPADAEAEHRRLLDWEKQWLTGLELPFQVIDVATGDLGSSASRKFDCEAWIPTQGKYRELTSASNCDGFQARRLSVRMREGKKVQPLSTLNGTLCAVPRTIVAILENHQLADGSVRVPEMLRPYLGGREVLEPVAK
- the pheA gene encoding prephenate dehydratase is translated as MSATRYAYLGPEGTFTEVALRTLPEAATRELVPMVSVPAALDAVRSGAAAAALVPIENSVEGGITATLDELTTGEPLMIYREVLLSITFALLVRPGTKLSDIKTVTAHPAAQPQVRNWMAAHLPEALWESAASNADGARLVQEGRYDAAFAGEFAAATYGLEPLVTEIHDAENAQTRFVLVGRPARPAAPTGADKTSVVIWLGDDHPGALLELLQEFMVRGVNLMLIQSRPTGAGIGNYCFAVDAEGHIADRRVGEALMGLKRICPKVRFLGSYPRAGVAPEDVRPLRAGTSDTDFTDASDWLARNQDGRA
- the efeB gene encoding iron uptake transporter deferrochelatase/peroxidase subunit, yielding MSSANSKRGSNNKSGTGNANSKPGTDAGAEAATGDLSRRRLLGGVGAAGAAGLVLGAAGGATGYAATRSDEPTALTTIGTARAMFHGKHQPGITTPLQARGHLVAFDLAPGAGRKEAAALMRRWSAVAQRLMAGEPTAGGSADGTTHDTGIALDAGPSSLTVTFGFGHTFFERTGLVAHRPPGLDPLPPFSSDRLDPKRSGGDLWVQIGADDALVAFHALRAIQKESTPAARVRWQMNGFNRTPGATAEPMTARNLMGQIDGTGNPKPSESDFDRRIFVPSHTAEGDDAKYGWLAGGSYAVVRRIRMLLDDWEKLPLDRQERVIGRRKTDGAPLSGGTETTEMDLDKAGPDGKLLIPDNAHARISSPERNSGAAMLRRPFSYHDGIATDGTPDAGLLFICWQADPLKGFVPVQRKLDRGDALSPFVRHEASGLFAVPGGAAEGEYVGQRLLES
- a CDS encoding copper resistance CopC/CopD family protein, translating into MTATAPPFGPTPSMSPMRRPLAAAALLAVFVGTVFGLLLGGAGPASAHAALTGSDPQDGAVVATAPKEVTLTFSEQVAMGDGSVRVLDPSGKRADTGAEPRDLHTGSTVKYGVPLHAGLPDGTYTVAWQAVSADSHPVSGAFTFSIGAPSKTTVAVPTDQAGGGLVGTLYGIARYAAYAGFILLAGGAAFVLACWQRGASARPLQHLVVRGWMTLTTATLVMLLLRNPYTGSGKLADIFDLDGLKAVLDTKPGAALVSRLLLLGASALFIAVLFGAYAKREDEREKKDLTFGLAIGGAVIAAGIAGTWALAEHASTGIQPGIAMPVDVLHLLAVATWLGGLAALLVALYRTPDIEVTAVHRFSRIAFGSVLVLTATGLYQSWRQVGSWSALTGTRYGQLLLVKVGLVALLVGVAWISRRWTARLAADTTEAQGAGAGTADATTAVETEPVTVPGNPARAAQLARQKAAVATATKKRIRDADPDRSGLRRSVLAEVGVAVVLLAVTTVLTSTEPGRTEEEAARTSTAASAPTTAGPIAVSLPFDTGGRNGKGTVRMDIDPGRTGANGLHIWIDGPDGQPMDVPEVKLAFTLASKDIGPLPVVPDRLTEGHWTASGVQIPMAGNWKMAVTVRTSDIDQTTIAKNVKIG